The genomic interval ACCCGCCATGCCGAGTGCCGAGCACGAGTCCCCGGTCGCCCTGGCCAGGCTCGACCCGAGCCTGGTGGCCTGGCTGCTGACGCACGTGTTCGACGTGAAGGTTCCGGACTACCACCACGCCCGTCCGCACGCCACCGACGTACGGGTACTGGTCCCGCGCACCTATCACGCGGACAGCATGCTGCTCTTCTGCGATCCGGCCGACCGGCCACTGCTGGCGGCCGTACTGGAGATCCAACGTCGCTGGGACGCCACGAAGCGACGCACCTGGAAGCTCTACGTGGCCCAACTCGAAGCCGAGTTGGATGTCGATACGGCGTTGCTGGTCTACTGCCCGGACCTCCGGACCGCCCGCCGCTACCGGGGGCTGTTCGAGTTCGACGGGTTGAGCCTGTCGCTGCGACCGCTCATCTTCACCCCGAACGACGTGCCGCTGGTCGTGGACGTGGACCTGGCCCGAACCAACCCGGCGCTGGCCGTCCTCTCGGCCATCTGTCACGGCCAGAACGCCCAGGTGGAAGCCACCTTTCCGGCGCTGATGGCGGCGCTTCGCTCGGTCGGTCCGAAAACGGCAATCTTGTATTATGACGTCGTACTGGCCGGACTGCCGGCGGCGGTCCGGACTCGTTGGGAGGCCTTCATGACCACCATGGCGGACTACGAATTTCGCAGCGATCTGCTGCGTGAGCTTGCCGCCCGATACGAAAAGCAGGGCGAGGCCCGAGGGGAGGCCCGGGCGATCCTGACCGTGCTCGACGGGCGTGGCGTCGCCGTCCCCGACGAGGCCCGCGCCAAGATCCTCGGCTGCACCGACCTGGCCCAGCTCGACAGCTGGCTCCGCCGCGCCGTCAACGCCAGCACGGTCGACGACGTCCTCGGCGGGTAGGGCGGCGGCGACCGGCGACGACAGCTCGCCGGTCGCTTTCGGGTTCCGCGCGCCGGTCGATCGGGCATCAATTGATCTAAGTCCTTGACCCTCCTCCGCCAACCCTCCTACTGTTGCCGGCAGGTTTCGTGCGCGGATCGGCTGCTGCGAATCGGTGGTCGATCCCACCCGCAGCGGCGCGAGGAGACACGATGGCGACTTTCCCGTCCGGCCCGTCCGTTCCGCCCGCGACCTCCCGCCCCGCGTCCGGCCCCGCACCGGGCATGCTCGACCGGCGGCGTCTGCTCGGCGGCGTCGCCGTCACGGCCGGTGCCCTGGCCCTGCCGGCGGGGCTGGCCGGCTGCGAGAAGCCGACCGAGGGCGGCAGCGGCGGCGGGACGGTGACCTTCGGCTCGAACTACTCGGACGAGGTGCCGAAGAAGGCGATCGCCGAGGTGCTCGCCGGCTCAGGTCTCGACGTGAAGATCAACACCGTCGACCACAACACCTTCCAGGAGAACATCACCCGCTACCTCCAGGCGACTCCGGACGACGTCTTCACCTGGTTCTCCGGCTTCCGGATGCAGTATTTCGCCGCGCAGGGGCTGGCCACCGACATCTCCGACATCTGGCAGTCGGTCGGCGGCGACTTCTCGGCCGCGATGAAGCAGGCCTCCACCGGTACCGACGGCAAGCAGTACTTCGTGCCGTTCTACTACTACCCGTGGGCGATGTTCTATCGGAAGAGCGTCTTCCAGGAGCGGGGCTACCAGGTCCCGAAGACCTGGGACGACCTCAAGGCGCTCGCCGCGAAGATGCGCTCGGACGGGCTGATCCCGATCGCGATGGCCGACAAGGACGGCTGGCCCGCGATGGGCACCTTCGACTACATCAACATGCGCAGCAACGGGTACGACTTCCACGTCAACCTGATGGCCGGCAAGGAGTCCTGGGAGGACAGTCGGGTCAAGCAGGTCTTCACGCTCTGGCGGGAGCTGCTGCCGTACTGCCAGCCGGGGGCGAACGGGCGCACCTGGCAGGAGGCGGCGCAGTCGCTGGGCCAGAAGCAGACCGGGATGTACCTGCTCGGCATGTTCGTCGGCCAGCAGTTCCAGGGCGAGGTCGCCGCCGACATGGACTTCTTCCCGTTCCCGCAGATCGTCGAGGCGCACGGGCAGGACGCGGTCGAGGCGCCGATCGACGGCTTCATGATCTCCAGCAAGGTGAAGAACGTCGACGGAGCGAAGGAGCTGCTCCGCTATCTGGCCAGCGCCAAGGCGCAGAACGCGTACCTGAAGAGCGACCCGAACAACGTCGCCACGCACAACGGCGCCGACACCAGCGGGTACAGCGCGTTGCAGAAGAAGGCGGTCGAGCTGGTCAGCGGGGCGAAGCAGATCTCCCAGTTCCTCGACCGGGACACCCGGCCGGACTTCGCCTCCACGGTGATGATTCCCTCGTTGCAGAGCTTCCTGAACGCCCCGAACGACATCGACGGGCTGTGTAGGCGGATCGAGTCGCAGAAGAAGACCATCTTCGCCTCCTGAGCGGCGGTCGCCGGTGACATCGACTCCGACGGCACCGCCGGTCGAGGCTGGGCGGGCGGCCGACGTACCCGGAAGGCCGGCCCGGCGTCGGCGGCGCCGGATCGGCCGGTTCAGCCCCCGCGACATCGCGGTGATCGGGCTGCTGCTCGGCCTGCCGCTGCTGCTCGACCTGGCGCTGATCTGGGGGCCGGCGCTCGCCTCGATCGGGCTGTCGTTCACCTCCTGGGACGGGCTGGGCGAGATCCGGCCGGTCGGGCTGGACAACTACGTCAACATCGTCAGCAACTATCCGCCGTTCTGGCCGGCGGTCTGGCACAACCTGCTCTGGCTCGCCTTCCTCGGCCTGGTCGCCACCCCGTTCGGGCTGTTCCTGGCGGTGCTGCTGGACCGGGAGATGCGGTTCACCCGCTTCTACCAGACCGCCTTCTATCTGCCGGTGGTGCTCTCGCTGGCGGTGGTCGGCTTCCTCGCCCAGCTCATCTTCTCCCGCGACTACGGGGCCGCGAACGCGCTCCTGGGCCGGGCCGACAACCCGGTCGACTGGCTCGGCGACCCGTCGATCAACCTCTGGTCGGTACTGCTGCTGGTCGGCTGGCGGCACGTCGGGTACGTCATGCTGCTCTACCTGGCCGGGCTGAAGGCCGTCGACCCGGCCCTGAAGGAGGCGGCGGCGATCGACGGGGCGAACGAGCCGCAGACCTTCTTCCGGGTGGTGTTCCCGACGCTGCGGCCGGTCAACGTGATCGTCCTGGTGATCACCGTCATCGAGGCGCTGCGGGCGTTCGACATCGTCTACGCGATCAACCGGGGGCGGAATGGGCTTGAGCTGCTCTCGGTGCTGGTCACCGACAACATCGTCGGGGAGGCGAGCCGGATCGGGTACGGGTCGGCGATCGCGGTGATCCTGCTGCTGATCTCCACCGGCTTCATCGCGGTCTACCTGGTGCAGGTCTTCCGGCGGGAGGACGAGGCATGAGCGTAGGTGTCGGGGAACGGGTCGCTGCTGGGGGCCGGTCGACGGTGGGTGGCAGTTCGCGCCGGAAGCGGCCGGCGAGCCCGTGGCGGGTGGTGATCCGGGTCTTCCTCTGGGCGATGGCGCTGGGCTGGCTCGTGCCACTACTGCTGCCGCTCTACGCCTCGCTGCGGCCGTACGCGGAGACCGCCGCCGAGGGGTACTTCTCGCTGCCGAAGACGCTGAACTTCGACTACTACGTGCAGGCGTGGCAGGGCGGCAACCTGCCCCGGCACTTCCTGAACACGCTGCTGGTCGCCGTACCGGCGGTGGTGTTGACGCTCTTCTTCGCCTCGTTCGTGGCGTTCCTGATCTCACGGCGCCGGCTGCCCGGCGGGCGCCTGCTGTTGATCCTCTTCACCGCCGGCAACCTGCTGCCGCAGCAGGTGGTGCTGACCCCGCTCTACCTGATGTACACCAAGCTGCCGCTGCCGTGGTGGATGAGCTGGCCGTCCGAGCTGGTCTACGACTCGTACTGGGGGATCATCGCGATCCACGTCGCGTTCCAGACCGGATTCTGTGTCTTCGTGCTGAGCAACTACATGGACACCATCCCGCGCGAGCTGATCGAGGCAGCGACG from Plantactinospora sp. BC1 carries:
- a CDS encoding ABC transporter substrate-binding protein, which produces MATFPSGPSVPPATSRPASGPAPGMLDRRRLLGGVAVTAGALALPAGLAGCEKPTEGGSGGGTVTFGSNYSDEVPKKAIAEVLAGSGLDVKINTVDHNTFQENITRYLQATPDDVFTWFSGFRMQYFAAQGLATDISDIWQSVGGDFSAAMKQASTGTDGKQYFVPFYYYPWAMFYRKSVFQERGYQVPKTWDDLKALAAKMRSDGLIPIAMADKDGWPAMGTFDYINMRSNGYDFHVNLMAGKESWEDSRVKQVFTLWRELLPYCQPGANGRTWQEAAQSLGQKQTGMYLLGMFVGQQFQGEVAADMDFFPFPQIVEAHGQDAVEAPIDGFMISSKVKNVDGAKELLRYLASAKAQNAYLKSDPNNVATHNGADTSGYSALQKKAVELVSGAKQISQFLDRDTRPDFASTVMIPSLQSFLNAPNDIDGLCRRIESQKKTIFAS
- a CDS encoding carbohydrate ABC transporter permease, whose translation is MTSTPTAPPVEAGRAADVPGRPARRRRRRIGRFSPRDIAVIGLLLGLPLLLDLALIWGPALASIGLSFTSWDGLGEIRPVGLDNYVNIVSNYPPFWPAVWHNLLWLAFLGLVATPFGLFLAVLLDREMRFTRFYQTAFYLPVVLSLAVVGFLAQLIFSRDYGAANALLGRADNPVDWLGDPSINLWSVLLLVGWRHVGYVMLLYLAGLKAVDPALKEAAAIDGANEPQTFFRVVFPTLRPVNVIVLVITVIEALRAFDIVYAINRGRNGLELLSVLVTDNIVGEASRIGYGSAIAVILLLISTGFIAVYLVQVFRREDEA
- a CDS encoding carbohydrate ABC transporter permease translates to MSVGVGERVAAGGRSTVGGSSRRKRPASPWRVVIRVFLWAMALGWLVPLLLPLYASLRPYAETAAEGYFSLPKTLNFDYYVQAWQGGNLPRHFLNTLLVAVPAVVLTLFFASFVAFLISRRRLPGGRLLLILFTAGNLLPQQVVLTPLYLMYTKLPLPWWMSWPSELVYDSYWGIIAIHVAFQTGFCVFVLSNYMDTIPRELIEAATVDGAGVWRQYWRVVLPLVRPALGALGTLEFAWIYNDFLWAVVLMSTGDKLPVTSALNNLRSVYFTDYNLLAAGSILVALPTLIVFFVLQRQFVAGLTLGANKG